The Citrus sinensis cultivar Valencia sweet orange chromosome 4, DVS_A1.0, whole genome shotgun sequence DNA segment GTCCGGTTTGGTCAGAACTTATCAAGCCTGGAAAGGCAGCAATGTAAGTTTTTGTTACTCTTTTAACATTCTTTTATCttggattttattatttgttcttGGTTTTAAGatctgattttttatttatttatttttttgtgttaaGCTAAATGgcatttaaatttagtttgggaaaagaaaaaatgtttgtGGCTTTGATCTTGCTGTGAGTGAGTCAATCAGTTTGTTATTGAATTGGCTTAGTGGTTGACTTGTTGTTCTTGAttggaacttttttttttctttttaaagctTAGTTGATCTGATAATTTCTCTATTATAATTAGTTTTCTTGGTTATGTACTTAATCTCAATACAGgcatttaaatcaatttgttgCTTTTTTGTACTCATCAGCTTAAAAAATCAGGGTTTTGTTCTCACACTGCAATCGGTTTTAGTAACTTTAATAGAAACGAATTTGGGACATTGAAATGCAGTGGAACTAGGACGTAGTAATCGTGAATTTATTATAGATGTATTTGCTACTGGGAGAGCATTCCCAAATGGCATGACTGTAATCGGCAGTGCAAGCACGGTATTAAGCAACTTAATGTTTGACTTGGGGGAATCCCTTTGCAGtttcaatcaattaaaacaTCAATGCATATAATCTCACATTGAAATGTTCTCCGACGTCTGTGCGCATGGATACACTAATTATGCTCATGTTTTTTGAATCTTGGTTATTCCATTTTTCAGGTATTCTTTCTTGGGGGGAGGCTTATTTTTGGACCTGATGTCAGATCGCTCTTCCTTACCATCTTCCTAATTGTTGCACCTGTTGCTGTTTTCTGCGTCTTTGTGGCCCGAAAGTTGATGGATAATTTTCCACATCACCTGGGAATATCAATAATGGTCATTGTTATTGCTCTCACATTATTTGtaagttcttttcttttttagaaaTGCATTTTCCTTTGTCATCTTTTATTCTGCTGCTGGCTTATGTTCTGAATTTGGCTATCATCGTCACTGCCAACAATTAAGAATCTGTACTGAAGTTCTGATATTCATCAGTGAAATAAAGTTGCCCCATTTTCTGATTCAAGTATCATATTGCTtattttgcatatttaatGCTAATCTTTTGAATTAATGGATATACTTGTTTTTCCAGGCTTTAATTCTTCTTCTGCTAACCTCAGGAAGAGACCCTGGTGTAATAGCTCGTAATGCCAATCCTCCAGAGCTGGAAGGTTATGAAGGGACTGAAGTTGGACCCGGCCAAACTCCACAATTATGTTTGCCACGAACAAAAGATGTTGTTGTCAATGGAGTGGTTGTGAAGATCAAGTATTGTGACACCTGCATGCATTATAGACCTCCTCGTTGCTCTCACTGTTCAATATGTAATAACTGTGTGCAAAAATTCGATCATCACTGCCCTTGGGTTGGACAGTGCATAGGATTAGTAAGTTTTCTGTCTTGAAATTGTCCTGAGGTCTGCTCTAGGGAAACCTGAATTAGCTGTTTCATCTGGttcttagttttattttcacagACACCCTCTTGGTGGAGTGTTTCACTTTTTATGAGATTATCTAAAACAAGATACCTCATCCAAAGATGAAGcggaagaaaaacaaaagccaCCTTTTACACTTGTAACTGCAACTGCAATCAATCCAGGAAAATGTTATGTTAGTCCATATTTAGGTAATTGGCAGGCTATCCATCGTATCTCTAAGGATAATAGTATTGCTGATAATGAAATGTTCAgtataataattgtaaaatattttagggATGCACATAATTAGTACTTAACTGCCAAATATTCTTCGTTTGTTATCCAGCTATTACTTGCACTTGATCAATCACAAGCATTTGTTACCACTATTGAAATTTGAGTATACACGCCGGATAGATGTCTGACTAGAAATTTTCTTCTGATTATGTTTGCAGCGCAATTACAGATTCTTCTTTATGTTTGTCTTCTCTACAACTCTTCTTTGCATATATGTGCATGCATTTTGCTGGATCCGCATCAGGAAGATCATGAACGGAGAGAATGTATCAATATGGAAAGCAATGACCAAGAGTCCTGCTTCTATTGCGCTCATAATCTACACTTTCATTTCTGTCTGGTTTGTGGGTGGACTAACTGTCTTCCATTCATATCTCATCAGCAGAAATCAGGTGAGACATTCATTCATGATACTTGAAATCCTATTTGAATTTCCTTTCTTGCTTTATTGTCCTCCCATCACCAATTGCACTACCCTGCATCTATTTGGGAAATGTGCATGATTTACAGTAAATCAATGAGACTTCTCCCtcaaatagaaaaatcaaGAATTAATGTCTTTTTACAGTTACAAGTGAAGTCCTGGAATATTACCCGAACCCTgcaaattgaattttcttcTTGCTCGTTATGCCTGAAATCTTGTTTATAATTGTTTTGGCAGTCTACTTATGAAAACTTCAGAAATCGATATGATGAACATGTCAACCCATACAACAAAGGGGTTATAAAGAACTTCATGGAGGTATTCTGCACCAGTATCCCTACATCTAAGAACAATTTCAGGGCAAAGATTCCTAAGGAGCCAGCAATTACTTCTAGAAGAATAAGTGGTGGATTTACTAGTCCAAACATCAGGAAACCTGTCAGTGACATAGAGATGGGAAGGAAGCTAGCTTGGGGTGAGGCTGTCCGAGAAGCAGACGGAAGTGAAGGAAGAACCAACAATGATGACAATGTAGATAAGCTTGGGGGATCAGCTGATCATGTCACCGCTGATTTAAGTAGGATCCTTCCCCCAGAGGGCATGGAGGGCCGAAGTATCTCACATCATAGGCGTTCTAGTTGGGGAATTAAAAGCGGGAGCTGGGATATATCATCTGAAACTTTTGCTTCAGCTGTTGAGGCATCAAAGCAGGTTCCTGGCAGCAGCAATGGCAACTTGACACGAGAGAATCAACAAGTGCAGACAAACTTGAAAGtgtaaaaactcaaaaaacaGGAAGAAGATAAAGATGTATTctggaaaaaaatgaaagaaaattggtGTGGATTTGAATTGGAGATGACTAGAGCTAGTGCACTTTGGCAGTTAACTGAACTATGTAAAATACTGAAATGGTTGAAGATTGGTTTTCATGGAATGTGAAGGTTTTCAGTGAATGGAATGGAGTGTGGCTGCTGTGGCTCCATGAATTTTCTATAGCCCTCGTCACTTTCCTCCTGTCCCCTCCCCTCCTGTTTGCTTGTGTATAGTTTCAGCATCTGTTTGGTATTACTGTGATTTCTAAAACAATGTGTATGCTTTAATGTTCCTAAGAGGAAGCAAGAAATTGAGATTGAATGCTCCCATGTTCTTCCCAATCCACAAACACATTTCCAGGTGTTTAGAGCTCAAAAACTGTCAATACCAGGCGCCTCTTCTTTCTCGTACAAACACAATTAGCAAATTTCTACCTCTTTCTATGGTTAATATCGAAATTCTGTTGTAATAATGAAATCCTACGGAGCCTTTTCAACCGGAAACTTTTGGATTGGGGACAATCTATTCACATTTCAGTCTCCTCGTTACTGGAATTATCAACTAGGTTTGCCTTATCAGCATTGTCCCGCAAACCGGCACACATCACATCAATTTGCATATACAAGCAAAAAGTATAACTCATAACAATTAAAAgtaccataaaaaaaaaagtatccaGAAAAATGATTATAAGTAGCGAAAGTACAAAAaccatattaatttaaaagtttacaGGGATGCAATGTGAATCAGTTCAACAATACTAagtttctttctcttttagaTACTGATGTCGGAGAAATAAAATCTTGTAAGCAGGATCGAAGGTCAATGCTTCCATGAACTTCACTGCATAGACTGAAATCGTTTCATGATGATAACGCTCATATCTAAGTAACGCTGAGCACAGTTGGCGAGGCAAGCTGATTCACTTGAGCTGAATTTACTCCCAGGCGTACTCGTGATGCATTTGTCCCAGCAGACATTTGTTAGCTTTGCCACCATCTCATTAAGCATggccttttccttttcttgctGTAAAACCACAACTAGTTAGATGTAATCCCAAAATACTACAAAATGGTGAAGCTATTGAGAATTAATCAtacaaaataacaataagaCTTATAAAACAATTTGATGCAGAAGATGGAGACTGACCAATCAGCATCAATCCCATTCACTTCATATGACCCAATTTACTAGGATTGTGTTTTTGGCAATAAAGATTAGATGAGAG contains these protein-coding regions:
- the LOC102629829 gene encoding mitochondrial import inner membrane translocase subunit TIM8, with product MDNSALNSAQMQQFLNQEKEKAMLNEMVAKLTNVCWDKCITSTPGSKFSSSESACLANCAQRYLDMSVIIMKRFQSMQ
- the LOC102629360 gene encoding probable protein S-acyltransferase 7 codes for the protein MYVGPSLSSLAPDSGGESGLVRTYQAWKGSNVFFLGGRLIFGPDVRSLFLTIFLIVAPVAVFCVFVARKLMDNFPHHLGISIMVIVIALTLFALILLLLTSGRDPGVIARNANPPELEGYEGTEVGPGQTPQLCLPRTKDVVVNGVVVKIKYCDTCMHYRPPRCSHCSICNNCVQKFDHHCPWVGQCIGLRNYRFFFMFVFSTTLLCIYVHAFCWIRIRKIMNGENVSIWKAMTKSPASIALIIYTFISVWFVGGLTVFHSYLISRNQSTYENFRNRYDEHVNPYNKGVIKNFMEVFCTSIPTSKNNFRAKIPKEPAITSRRISGGFTSPNIRKPVSDIEMGRKLAWGEAVREADGSEGRTNNDDNVDKLGGSADHVTADLSRILPPEGMEGRSISHHRRSSWGIKSGSWDISSETFASAVEASKQVPGSSNGNLTRENQQVQTNLKV